In Chryseobacterium salivictor, the DNA window CAGCGCAGAGGCAAAAGAAGGTATGGCAATCCCCTGGAGTACCGCATCTGAAACAACAGAACGGACAGAGGGAATACTTTTCAAGAGACTTTTCTGAATGGATTCGTCCAGAAAAAGATGTTTCAATTTCGAGTCTTTTTTATAGGCTGCATAAATATCTTCCAGAAATTCTGAGCGAATAATACAGCCGCCACGCCATATTTTTGCTATTAAATCTAAATTCAGATGATAGTTGAATTCTTCATTGGCCCGATCAAGCAGATGCATTCCTTGCGCATAAGCTGAAACCATCGAGAAATAAAAAGCTTCCTCGAGTTTGGCTATATATTCTGTTGTATTAAAATCCGATTTTTCAGGATCAGGATATAGTTTTGACGCTTTAAACCGGAGGTCTTTGTATTTTGAAAGATCACGCATGGAAACGGCAATATCAATCATCGGAATCGGAACAGTCAAATCCATTGCCGCCTGAGAGGTCCATTTGCCGGTTCCTTTTGCTTTCGCTTCGTCTTTAATATCATTAAAGAAAAGATGGTGTGCCCCTTTCTTTTTGTAGGCAAAGATATCTCGGGTAATTTCGATTAAATACGATTTTAAACGGCCTTCATTCCATTTTTCAAAAACCGAATGAATTTCTTTGTCTTCCATTTGAAGTCCTTTTTTCATGACTTCATAGGTTTCAGAAATCAACTGCATCAATGCATATTCGATTCCATTATGCACCATTTTTACGAAATGCCCGGCGGAGCGTTCACCCATAAAAGCCACCGTAGGGTCACCATTGACGTGAGCCGCAATTTTTTCTAAAATAGGTTTCAGGGTTTCATACGCTTTTTTATCGCCACCCGGCATCATGCTCGGTCCTTTTCTGGCACCTTCTTCACCTCCGGAAACTCCCATTCCCACGAAATGAAAACCTTTTTTCTCCAAATCTACAAACCGTCGCTCGGTATCGGTGAAATGAGAATTTCCACCATCGATAATGATGTCTCCTTTATCAAGCACCTGAAGCAGTTCTTCAATAACAGAATCCACGATTTTCCCGGCCGGGACCAGAAGCATTACCACTTTCGGACTTTTCAGGTTTTGTGCAAATTCCTTTAAATCTGAAAAAGCATGAATGTTTTCCCGGCTCAGATGATTAACTGTATCGACTTTTTCAGCATCGTTGTCGTAGCCCGAACAATTGTAACCGTGATCTGCAATATTTTGCAAAAGGTTGGAGCCCATGGTGCCCAGACCGATCATTCCGAAAGAGCTTTGATTTTTATTTTGATGTTTCATCATATTATTTTCGTGTAAAATGTTCGAGAATATTTTTAGTGGTTTCAAAATTCTGATGAACAAAACTGTTCATCCCCAGCTTCCTGGCCGCATTAACCAACATGGGGCGGTCGTCAAAATAAACGCATTCATCAGGTTTTACCTGCGTAATTTCTAAAGCGGTCCTAAAAATCCGCGGATCGGGTTTCCGATAGCCGACATAACAGGAAGAGAAGAATCCATCAAATAATTCA includes these proteins:
- the gndA gene encoding NADP-dependent phosphogluconate dehydrogenase translates to MMKHQNKNQSSFGMIGLGTMGSNLLQNIADHGYNCSGYDNDAEKVDTVNHLSRENIHAFSDLKEFAQNLKSPKVVMLLVPAGKIVDSVIEELLQVLDKGDIIIDGGNSHFTDTERRFVDLEKKGFHFVGMGVSGGEEGARKGPSMMPGGDKKAYETLKPILEKIAAHVNGDPTVAFMGERSAGHFVKMVHNGIEYALMQLISETYEVMKKGLQMEDKEIHSVFEKWNEGRLKSYLIEITRDIFAYKKKGAHHLFFNDIKDEAKAKGTGKWTSQAAMDLTVPIPMIDIAVSMRDLSKYKDLRFKASKLYPDPEKSDFNTTEYIAKLEEAFYFSMVSAYAQGMHLLDRANEEFNYHLNLDLIAKIWRGGCIIRSEFLEDIYAAYKKDSKLKHLFLDESIQKSLLKSIPSVRSVVSDAVLQGIAIPSFASALSYFDNIRNEEMPANLIQAQRDFFGSHTYELKGKEGVFHTDWEVSNH